Sequence from the Streptomyces peucetius genome:
CCGGGAACAGGCCATCAACGGCACCTACGCGGCGGCCCCGCTGCTGGGCTTCGCCCGGCAGGCCGAGGCCCTGGGATTCGACTCCCTCTGGGCGGGCGACTCGCTCACCGCCCGCCCCCGCCTGGACCCGCTCGTCGTCCTGGCCGCCGCTGCCGCCGCCACCGAGCGGATCACCGTCGGCACCGCCGCCCTGACCCCGGCCCTGCGCCACCCGCTGATCGGCGCCAACATGGTCGCGAGCCTCAGCCACGTGGCCGCGGGCCGGCTGGTCCTCGGGCTCGGCTCCGGCTTCCCCATGCCCGAGACGGAGGAGGAGTTCGCCTCGGTCGGCGCCAGCTTCACCGGCCGCGTCGGACGCCTCGACGAGATCACCGCCCTGTGGCGCACGGCCTGGCGCGCCGGACAGGAGGGCGAACCGGCCGACTTCCAGGGCAGGTACTGGCAGGCCGACCACCTCGACCGGCTGCCCTCCCCGGCCACCGCCGGCGGCCCGCCGCTGTGGCTGGCCGGCAGCGACACCCCCAAGGTGCTCGCCCGCGCCGCCACCCGCTACGACGGCTGGCTGCCGTTCCTGCCCGACCCCGACGCCTACGGCCGGGCCCGCCGCCGGATCGCCGAGCTCGCCGAGGAGGCGGGCCGCCCCGCCGGCGCCGTCACCCCCGCCCTGTACGCGACGATCACGGTGAACCGCGACGAGCGGGCGGCCGAGGCCGAACTGGAGCACTACATCAGCCACTACTACGGCCGTTCCCTCGATCAGATGCGCACCATCCAGGCCTACGCCTGGGGCAGCGCCGAGAAGTGCGCCGAATGGCTCGGCGGCTACGTCCGGGCCGGCGCCCGCCACCTGGTCCTGAGGATCGGATCGCTCGACCCGGAACCGCAGTTGAAGGAGATCGCCGAGGTGCTGCTGCCCGCGGTACGCGCCCTCGGCCCGTCCACCACCGTGGGGAGTACACAGTCGTGACCAGTACCACCAACGCAACGGACACCGGCGCCACCGTCGCCGCCGGCAGCCGGATGTCCCGCGCGGGCCAGTGGTTCCACCCGGTGGAGCCCTCGCCCGACGCCTCGATCCGGTTGTTCCTGCTCCCGCACGCGGGCAGCGGCGCCATCATCTACCGGGACTGGGAGAGCCTGCTGCCGCCCGACATCGCCCCGCAGGCGGTGACCCTGCCGGGCCGTCACAACCGCCGGGAGGAGCCGACGTACGGCGCGTTCTGGCCACTGCTCGAAGCGCTGCACGAGGCCGTGCTCGACGACCTGGACGACCGGCCGTTCGCGTTCTTCGGGCACTGCCTCGGCGCCCAGCTGGCGTTCCGGCTGGCCATCCGCATGGAGGAGGAGGGCGGCCCGGCGCCCGTCATGGTCGGCATGTCCGGCTGGTCGCCCGAGGGCTTTTTCCAGCCCACCGAGGAGCAGAGCCGGATGCCCGAGTCCGAGCTCGTCGAGTGGATCAAGAAGCTGGGCTCCTTCCCGGCCGAGATTTACGACAACCCCGAGATGCTCGCCCTCGTGGTCCCCGCGCTCCGCGCCGACCTCAGGGTCGCCGCCCAGTACGTCGACGACGGCGCCGGGGTCGCCTGCCCGCTCGCCTCCTACGGCGGGCGCTCCGACCCCCTGCAGGAGGAGCCGGACGCCATGACCCACTGGGCCGGACGAACCCCCGCCTACCTCGGCCACAACGAGTACTCCGGCGGCCACTTCTACATCGACACCCACGCCCAGGCCGTCACCGCCCACTTCGCGCACCGCCTGCAGCGGATCGCCGCCCACCACGCGCGCTAGCGCCGCGACCGGAGAGGTCGACCTGCCGGCCTTCCCGGCCACAGCACCAGCGCGGCACCGGGAAGGCGCCCCGCTCCGGCGCCTTCCCGGTCTGCACCACACCCCCAGCACCGCCCCCCACACGAGTGCCGCGGGTTCCACAGCCCGACCGGCACCCGTGTCAGCGCCGTGTCAGCGGACTGCGCGACAGTGGCGCACGACCGTCCGCGGCTTTGGACGAGACACCACCCATGTCCCCTCCGCCCCGGCGGCGTCAGCGCGTCCGAGTCCGACCACGGAAGAGAGCCGGTGCCCGGGATCCACCTGCCTGCCCCCTCACCCCTGGAGGCCAACATGTCGCTCGCGGACCACACCGATGTCCTGGACTGGCCCTTCGCCCGCACCGAGGACGGAGACCCGCCGCCCATCCTGGCGGAACTGCGCAACGCGCCCCCCTGCGTGGTGCGCCTCCCGGCGGGAGCCGCCGAGTCCCGCCTGGCCTGGCTGGTGACCCGGTACGCCGACGTACGGCAGGCGCTGGGCGATCCCCGCCTCAGCGCCGACGAACGGCTGCCCGGCGCACCGGTGCGCATCCAGGTCCCGCCCGGCGGGAACCCGAGTTCCTTCCTGCGCCTGGACGACCCCGAGCACGCCCGGCTCCGCTCCATGATCCAGACCGAGTTCACCGCGCGCCGGGTGAAGCGGCTGCGCGAACCGGTCCAGCGGCTGGTGGACGAGCTGCTGGACGAACTGGAGGCACTGCCCCGGCCGACCGACCTGCACGCGGTGTTCTCCCGCGCGCTGCCGACCCTCGTCATCGCACGGCTGCTGGGCGTTCCGGAGCAGGACTCCGCGTTCTTCATCGAGAAGACCCGCGTCACCATCTCCCAGGAGGACCCGGCGGCCTCCCTGGCCGCCTACGAGGAGATGTCCGAGTACCTGGCCAAACTGGCGCTGCGCAAGCTGGAGAGCCCTGGCGACGACCTGATCAGCCGCCTCGCCGTCAACCACCACGCGAAGGGCGCCATCACCCTGGACGAGCTGGTCGGCATCGCCCGGCTGGTCCTGGTGGCCGGACACGAGACCACCACCAACCAGATCGCCCTGAACATCCTGGCGCTGCTGCGCGACGACGACCTGCGGGCGCGGGTGGCCGCCGACGACGGCGCGCTCATACCGAACTTCATCGAGGAGTCGATGCGCTACTGGTCGATCTCCCAGGACGCGATGGTCCGGCTGGCGGTGGAGGACCTCGAACTCGGCGGTGTGGCCGTCTCCAAGGGCGACGCCGTCGTCATCTCCGTGCCCGCCGGCAACCACGACGAGTCGGTCTTCGCCTGCCCGCACCGGATCGACCCGCACCGCGACACCAGCGGCCACCTGCAGTGGGGCTTCGGCCCGCACTACTGCCAGGGGGCCCCGCTGGCGCGGCTGGAGATGGAACTGTCGCTGCGCTCCCTGCTGCGGCGCTTCCCGAACCTGCGGCTGGCGGCCGACCCGCGCACGGTCTTCCGCCGCGGCACCGTCTTCCACGGGGTGACACACCTTCCCGTGACCTGGTGACCGGCCACGGTACCGGCACCACCGGCCAACCACCCGAAATGATCGAGAAACGGAGTCGTCATGACTTCTGAGACAAGCACAGAAGTCGTCGTCGAGGGGCGTGCGCCGACGCCCCCCGGCGGCGCACCGGCCGCCGCCCCCTCGGCCGGTGCCCTCCTGGTGGTGCTCGTGGGCACCTTCATCACGGTGCTGGACTTCTTCATCGCCAACGTGGCCGTCCCCGCCATCAAGGCCGACCTGGGCGCCAGCGCCGCCCAGGCCCAGATGTTCGTCGTGGGCTACGGCGTCGCCTTCACCGCGGGACTGATCACCGGCGGCAGGCTCGGCGACCTCTTCGGCCGCCGGCGGATGTTCACGCTCGGCATGGTGCTGTTCATGCTGGCTTCGGCCGCGTGCAGCCTGGCACCCACGGCGACCGTCCTGGTCGTCGCCCGCATCGCCCAGGGCGCCGCCGCCGCGCTGATGGTGCCGCAGGTGCTCGGCATCATCGGCACGGTGTACACCGGCGCCGCCCGCGACCGCGCCTTCAACGCCTACGGCCTGGTCATCGGACTCGCCGGCGTCTTCGGCCAGTTCATCGGCGGTGCCCTGATCACGGTCGACATCGCGGGACTGAGCTGGCGGACCATCTTCCTGATCAACGTCCCGCTGTGCCTGGTCTCCCTGGCCTTCGTCGGCCGCACGATCCCCGAGTCGCGCGGCGAGGGCGGCACCCGGCTGGACCTCGTGGGCGCCCTGCTGGTCACGGCGTCCCTGGGCATCATCGTCTTCGCGCTGCTGGAGGGCCAGGAGAGCGGCTGGCCGCTGTGGGTGTGGGAGTCGCTGGCCGGTGCGGCCGTCCTGCTGGCGGTGACCGTCTGGCACCTGCGCCGGCGGGCGGCGGCCGACCGGGGCCCGCTGATCGAACCCGCCCTGTTCAAGGGCCGGGTGTTCTCGGTGGGGCTGACCGCGACGGTGGTCTACTTCCTCGCGATGGGCTCCTTCTTCTTCGTGCTGGCCCTCTACCTGCAACTGGGCCGGGGCCTGTCGCCCCTGGAGTCCGGGTCCGTCTTCCTGGCCCTGGGCGCGGGCTACTTCGGCGCCTCGGTGGTGTCGTCGCGCAAGGCCGCCTCGGTCACCGCCCGCAGGGTGGCCGTCGGCCCGCTGACCCTCGCGATCGGCTACGCGGCGGTCGCCCTGACCGCCGACCGCCTCGACACGACGGGACACGTGCTGTGGCTGCTGCCCGCCCTCCTCGTCGCCGGGCTCGGCATGGGCCTGACGACCGGCCCGCTGACCAACCTGGTGCTGGGCGCGGCCGTGCCCGAGCACGCGGCCTCCGCGTCCGGACTGCTGAACACCGCCCAGGAGGGCGGCGCGGCCGTCGGCGTGGCGATCGCCGGCGCGGTCTTCTTCCCCACCCTGGCCGACGCCGGCGGCTCGGCGGGCGCCTACCCACACGCGTTCGCCGTCACGCTCGTCCCGCTCATCGTCCTGGGACTCCTGGCCTCCGCCCTGGTTTTGGCGGCGCCGGGCCGCACCGCACGGCGCTGAGGGGTCCCCACCACCAAGGAAGGCAGGCGTCATGCCGTACGTCACCACTCGGGACGGGACCCGGCTCCACTGCACCGACTGGGGCGAAGGACGTCCCGTGGTGCTGCTCAGCGCCGCCATGGCGGACTCGCGGATGTGGGAGTTCCAGGCGCCGTTCCTGGCCGGTCAGGGGCTGCGCTGCGTCACCTACGACCGGCGCGGCACCGGGCGCTCGGACGTCCCCTGGAGCGGCTACGACTACGACACCCTCGCTTCGGACCTCGCCGACCTGCTCGACCACCTCGACCTGCGGGACGTCCTGCTGGTCGGCTACGCGGCGGGCGGCGGTGAGGCCGTGCGCTAC
This genomic interval carries:
- a CDS encoding LLM class flavin-dependent oxidoreductase; this translates as MNGPLHVGILLPTREQAINGTYAAAPLLGFARQAEALGFDSLWAGDSLTARPRLDPLVVLAAAAAATERITVGTAALTPALRHPLIGANMVASLSHVAAGRLVLGLGSGFPMPETEEEFASVGASFTGRVGRLDEITALWRTAWRAGQEGEPADFQGRYWQADHLDRLPSPATAGGPPLWLAGSDTPKVLARAATRYDGWLPFLPDPDAYGRARRRIAELAEEAGRPAGAVTPALYATITVNRDERAAEAELEHYISHYYGRSLDQMRTIQAYAWGSAEKCAEWLGGYVRAGARHLVLRIGSLDPEPQLKEIAEVLLPAVRALGPSTTVGSTQS
- a CDS encoding thioesterase II family protein; the encoded protein is MSRAGQWFHPVEPSPDASIRLFLLPHAGSGAIIYRDWESLLPPDIAPQAVTLPGRHNRREEPTYGAFWPLLEALHEAVLDDLDDRPFAFFGHCLGAQLAFRLAIRMEEEGGPAPVMVGMSGWSPEGFFQPTEEQSRMPESELVEWIKKLGSFPAEIYDNPEMLALVVPALRADLRVAAQYVDDGAGVACPLASYGGRSDPLQEEPDAMTHWAGRTPAYLGHNEYSGGHFYIDTHAQAVTAHFAHRLQRIAAHHAR
- a CDS encoding cytochrome P450; amino-acid sequence: MPGIHLPAPSPLEANMSLADHTDVLDWPFARTEDGDPPPILAELRNAPPCVVRLPAGAAESRLAWLVTRYADVRQALGDPRLSADERLPGAPVRIQVPPGGNPSSFLRLDDPEHARLRSMIQTEFTARRVKRLREPVQRLVDELLDELEALPRPTDLHAVFSRALPTLVIARLLGVPEQDSAFFIEKTRVTISQEDPAASLAAYEEMSEYLAKLALRKLESPGDDLISRLAVNHHAKGAITLDELVGIARLVLVAGHETTTNQIALNILALLRDDDLRARVAADDGALIPNFIEESMRYWSISQDAMVRLAVEDLELGGVAVSKGDAVVISVPAGNHDESVFACPHRIDPHRDTSGHLQWGFGPHYCQGAPLARLEMELSLRSLLRRFPNLRLAADPRTVFRRGTVFHGVTHLPVTW
- a CDS encoding MFS transporter, encoding MTSETSTEVVVEGRAPTPPGGAPAAAPSAGALLVVLVGTFITVLDFFIANVAVPAIKADLGASAAQAQMFVVGYGVAFTAGLITGGRLGDLFGRRRMFTLGMVLFMLASAACSLAPTATVLVVARIAQGAAAALMVPQVLGIIGTVYTGAARDRAFNAYGLVIGLAGVFGQFIGGALITVDIAGLSWRTIFLINVPLCLVSLAFVGRTIPESRGEGGTRLDLVGALLVTASLGIIVFALLEGQESGWPLWVWESLAGAAVLLAVTVWHLRRRAAADRGPLIEPALFKGRVFSVGLTATVVYFLAMGSFFFVLALYLQLGRGLSPLESGSVFLALGAGYFGASVVSSRKAASVTARRVAVGPLTLAIGYAAVALTADRLDTTGHVLWLLPALLVAGLGMGLTTGPLTNLVLGAAVPEHAASASGLLNTAQEGGAAVGVAIAGAVFFPTLADAGGSAGAYPHAFAVTLVPLIVLGLLASALVLAAPGRTARR